The genomic stretch CTATTCCGACCGCCGGGCCTTCGCCTTCCAGACCCAGATATTCTTCCTGCTGTCGCGTTTCAAACAGCAGCAGAATCTTTTTCAACAGGAATTGTTCAGCCAGGGCCTAGTGTCCGATTATCTGTTCGCCAAGGACAAGATCTTCGCCTACCTGAACCTGGACCAGAACGAGATCTCGCTCTACGAGCATATGCTGCCACTGCTGGAGAGGAACATCAACCAGCCCGACCTGGTGATCTACCTGCAGGCCGAGGTGGACGTGCTGCTCAGGCGGATCAAACACCGGGGGCGGCCCTTCGAGCACGGCATGCAGCGGGAATATCTGGCCGAG from Candidatus Edwardsbacteria bacterium encodes the following:
- a CDS encoding deoxynucleoside kinase encodes the protein MAQIPNYIAVEGVIGVGKTSLARMLAERFKSKLVQEEVEENPFLSKFYSDRRAFAFQTQIFFLLSRFKQQQNLFQQELFSQGLVSDYLFAKDKIFAYLNLDQNEISLYEHMLPLLERNINQPDLVIYLQAEVDVLLRRIKHRGRPFEHGMQREYLAELSEAYNHFFFHYSETPLLVVNVNDIDFVNNEDDFNDLVEKICQPHPGTRYYVPVGSKGKR